A window of the Nocardia sp. NBC_01329 genome harbors these coding sequences:
- a CDS encoding DUF3024 domain-containing protein — translation MRNEIRVEAGIAPRHVTVPESRPPWREGLGAEWTRFPIARLRYTSTTRLWSLYWPDRNPRFHEYGRARPTPDVDELLAALDRDPTAIFRAEPPLVVAEWVTPLRLPPQ, via the coding sequence GTGCGCAATGAAATTCGCGTAGAAGCAGGTATTGCCCCGCGCCATGTGACGGTTCCGGAAAGCCGCCCGCCGTGGCGGGAAGGCTTGGGTGCTGAGTGGACCAGGTTTCCGATTGCCCGGCTGAGGTACACGAGCACGACAAGGCTGTGGTCGCTGTACTGGCCCGATCGCAACCCGCGGTTCCACGAATACGGGCGCGCTCGGCCCACACCCGATGTGGATGAGCTTCTGGCGGCGCTAGACCGCGATCCGACGGCCATTTTCCGGGCTGAGCCGCCACTGGTTGTGGCGGAATGGGTTACACCGCTGCGGCTTCCTCCCCAGTGA